Proteins found in one Clostridium kluyveri DSM 555 genomic segment:
- a CDS encoding phage tail protein, which produces MAESFYTILTNVGKAKIANATALGTKVNFTTLKVGDSNGTYYNPTEAQQNLVHTVWQGNINSIKVDAENPNWLIIEIVIPSSEGGFTIREVGIFDDTGIMLAVGKYPETYKPMVTDGSTKDITIRMILEVSNSASVTLKIDPSVTLATQEDIQALRNQINTNTTSINNLAGSGRTTETVKGNSDAIVNLGGAGRTTETVKGNADAIARIGQQINNAKFFSQSSTPDSGSIDSTKTNIWFDTANNIIKIWNGTSWQGQGAVYQ; this is translated from the coding sequence TTGGCAGAAAGTTTTTATACAATACTTACCAATGTGGGAAAAGCTAAGATAGCTAATGCCACAGCATTAGGAACAAAGGTGAATTTTACTACTTTAAAAGTAGGAGACAGCAACGGTACTTATTATAACCCCACAGAAGCACAGCAGAATCTTGTGCATACAGTATGGCAGGGGAATATAAATTCTATTAAAGTAGATGCGGAAAATCCTAACTGGTTAATTATCGAAATTGTAATACCTTCTAGTGAAGGTGGATTTACTATAAGAGAAGTAGGGATATTTGATGATACCGGAATTATGCTTGCTGTGGGTAAATATCCTGAAACATATAAACCTATGGTGACAGATGGAAGTACTAAAGATATAACGATTAGAATGATTTTAGAGGTTTCCAATAGTGCCAGTGTAACTTTAAAAATAGATCCATCTGTAACTTTAGCTACACAAGAGGATATACAGGCATTGAGAAATCAAATAAATACTAATACTACAAGTATAAATAATTTAGCTGGATCAGGAAGGACTACTGAAACTGTAAAGGGTAATTCGGATGCCATAGTTAATTTAGGAGGAGCAGGAAGAACCACAGAAACAGTTAAAGGAAATGCAGATGCCATAGCACGAATAGGGCAGCAAATAAATAATGCAAAGTTTTTTTCTCAATCCAGTACACCTGACAGCGGCAGTATAGATTCTACTAAAACAAACATCTGGTTTGATACAGCAAACAATATAATAAAAATATGGAATGGCACATCATGGCAGGGACAAGGTGCTGTGTATCAATAA
- a CDS encoding DUF2634 domain-containing protein — protein sequence MPNLFPDSDYTNDTTSSSTSTTSGNNSDAGYKGSYKFDFNKGEFVRNPDGTLARCNRLEAYEQWCNKAMNTPVGFRAYSRLYGHELDTLSDSLYSREAIELEVKRMTTDTLIVHPMTKDVKDFAFTWQNNGELYYDYTVITVDEESIDMNNTTKVG from the coding sequence ATGCCTAATCTATTTCCGGATAGTGATTATACAAATGATACCACATCATCAAGTACTAGTACTACCAGTGGTAATAATAGTGATGCAGGATATAAAGGTTCCTATAAATTTGACTTTAACAAGGGTGAATTTGTAAGAAACCCGGATGGAACTTTAGCAAGATGTAACAGACTGGAAGCTTATGAACAATGGTGCAATAAAGCAATGAATACTCCTGTGGGATTTAGAGCTTACAGTAGATTATACGGTCATGAATTGGATACCTTGTCGGATTCACTGTATTCAAGGGAAGCTATAGAACTTGAAGTTAAAAGAATGACCACAGATACATTGATAGTTCATCCCATGACCAAGGATGTAAAGGACTTTGCTTTTACCTGGCAGAACAATGGGGAATTGTATTATGATTACACTGTAATTACCGTAGATGAAGAATCAATTGACATGAATAATACAACGAAGGTGGGGTGA
- a CDS encoding YmfQ family protein, translating to MESPRGQQMIKYISPDSQSSAIEQSIYEAIGSEFDNTDSIIDEILKQFFPQTATWGLTWWEKRLGLLTNLSEDIEKRRKKVIVKLQTRWPMTPLNMAKIISTYTNASVHITENVAPYTFQVDLLSSSGFPEDLVELYKTVKRIKPSHQSVKYKMTSVTNMNIYYAAASISGETITVYPWTPREIESRGKINVATAVANNTETITVYPKEG from the coding sequence ATGGAGTCTCCTAGAGGACAGCAGATGATTAAATATATATCGCCTGATTCACAATCAAGTGCTATAGAACAATCTATATATGAAGCCATAGGAAGTGAATTTGACAATACAGACAGTATTATAGATGAAATACTAAAGCAATTTTTTCCCCAGACTGCTACATGGGGACTTACATGGTGGGAAAAAAGATTAGGGCTTCTAACGAATTTAAGCGAAGATATAGAAAAAAGAAGAAAGAAGGTAATTGTAAAGCTTCAGACTAGATGGCCCATGACACCTTTAAATATGGCTAAAATAATCAGTACTTACACAAATGCAAGTGTTCATATAACAGAAAATGTGGCTCCATATACATTTCAGGTTGATTTGCTTAGTAGTAGTGGTTTCCCTGAAGATTTAGTGGAGTTATATAAAACTGTTAAGAGGATAAAACCGTCCCATCAATCTGTCAAATATAAGATGACATCTGTAACAAACATGAATATTTATTATGCTGCAGCTTCTATATCTGGTGAAACAATAACAGTATATCCATGGACACCAAGAGAAATAGAATCCAGGGGGAAAATTAATGTTGCAACAGCAGTAGCAAACAATACTGAAACAATAACCGTATATCCAAAGGAGGGATAA
- a CDS encoding baseplate J/gp47 family protein codes for MADFEMPDFLSENADTIHARMLKKAPKDVNTIEGDFFWDNTRPTADEMATIQYKLQRFLKIAFPQTSYDQYLDYLGELKGLPRNAATFSTGKIKVTAVPGTQIVEGKIACTVATEDKTSIEYKFQETKTIDSTETAYIDAKCTQAGSIGNVPPGSITMLLTPINGVKSVTNEEQFKGGTDIEDDTHYSQRITEAEQQEKLSGADSDYIRWAQKVDGVGYAYPVSEWNGPGTVKVLILDKNGQTATQELIEAVQNYIAPIVPPGQNRGGLAPIGAIVTVATASILNLSIKADFIFTSGYDPPEVLTNIKNEVNNYVTKVDLSETILFKAVDSVVGSFILQKKGIDNYSNLTVNDETVDITLNEQVAVVNEVVANGVS; via the coding sequence ATGGCAGACTTTGAAATGCCCGATTTTCTTAGCGAAAATGCAGATACCATACATGCACGAATGCTTAAAAAAGCTCCTAAAGATGTAAATACCATTGAAGGGGATTTCTTCTGGGACAACACAAGACCCACTGCGGATGAAATGGCAACTATACAATATAAACTGCAGAGATTTTTAAAAATAGCTTTTCCTCAAACAAGTTATGATCAATATTTAGATTATCTCGGAGAGTTAAAAGGACTTCCTAGAAATGCGGCTACATTTAGTACTGGAAAAATAAAAGTAACTGCTGTTCCTGGTACCCAAATTGTAGAAGGTAAAATTGCTTGTACCGTTGCTACGGAAGACAAGACAAGCATAGAGTATAAATTTCAGGAAACTAAAACTATAGATTCTACGGAAACAGCTTATATAGATGCAAAATGTACACAGGCAGGAAGTATAGGTAATGTTCCTCCAGGGAGTATAACTATGCTTTTAACTCCTATAAACGGGGTCAAAAGTGTAACCAATGAGGAACAATTTAAAGGTGGCACTGATATAGAAGATGATACCCATTATTCGCAGAGGATTACAGAGGCAGAACAGCAGGAGAAGCTTAGTGGTGCCGATAGCGATTACATAAGATGGGCACAGAAGGTTGATGGAGTAGGGTATGCTTATCCTGTATCGGAATGGAATGGTCCAGGTACAGTTAAAGTTTTAATCCTTGATAAAAACGGACAGACTGCCACACAGGAACTTATAGAAGCAGTACAGAATTATATTGCTCCAATAGTTCCACCAGGGCAAAACAGGGGAGGACTGGCACCTATAGGGGCAATAGTAACAGTTGCAACAGCCTCTATTTTAAATCTTAGTATTAAAGCTGATTTCATATTTACAAGTGGATATGATCCGCCTGAAGTACTTACAAATATAAAAAATGAAGTAAATAACTATGTTACAAAGGTGGATTTAAGTGAAACCATACTATTTAAAGCAGTTGATTCTGTAGTAGGTTCTTTTATTTTGCAGAAGAAAGGAATTGATAATTATTCTAATCTAACTGTAAATGATGAAACTGTAGATATAACATTAAATGAGCAGGTTGCAGTAGTAAATGAGGTGGTAGCAAATGGAGTCTCCTAG